Proteins from a single region of Nerophis ophidion isolate RoL-2023_Sa linkage group LG10, RoL_Noph_v1.0, whole genome shotgun sequence:
- the LOC133560852 gene encoding uncharacterized protein K02A2.6-like, whose amino-acid sequence MQRNLENWWHPFLKDMCKYHVHTCPECTMYNAQPTVRPHPGRFPLETKTGKEIIIDYTDMVNSVKGYRYMLVCVDAYSGWPEVLPTKREDSKTVVKFLVNQYIPRHGFPEKTRSDNGTHFKIHDLQKVEEMLGLKHKFGSVYHPQSQGNVERMNQTLKSKLANICAQTKINWLDALPLAIMSVRSSINQSTAFTPFELTTGRRFPVPQSKLIGIKGDDQSLTHTQYFHALQALVAEYSKQVGERNKEDTATPPSTEWVLLKVLKRKWTEPRWTGPYRVTERTSHAVRLNGKGDTWFHWSQCGAADAPARTLRETRTEFREQQLREKTTNQQGAE is encoded by the coding sequence ATGCAGAGAAACCTCGAAAATTGGTGGCACCCATTTTTGAAAGATATGTGTAAATATCATGTACATACTTGCCCTGAATGCACCATGTATAATGCACAACCAACAGTCAGACCGCATCCTGGACGTTTCCCTCTCGAGACGAAAACAGGGAAAGAAATCATCATAGATTACACAGATATGGTGAACTCAGTAAAAGGGTACAGGTATATGTTGGTATGTGTGGATGCGTATTCAGGTTGGCCAGAGGTACTCCCTACAAAAAGGGAAGacagtaagacagtggtgaagttTTTGGTAAACCAGTATATCCCCAGACATGGTTTTCCTGAGAAAACCCGATCAGATAATGGTACACATTTCAAAATCCATGATCTGCAAAAGGTTGAAGAAATGCTGGGGTTGAAACACAAGTTTGGTTCGGTCTACCACCCACAATCCCAAGGAAACGTTGAAAGAATGAACCAAACACTCAAATCTAAATTGGCAAAcatctgtgcacagaccaaaaTTAATTGGCTAGATGCGCTACCCCTTGCCATCATGTCTGTTCGAAGCTCAATAAACCAAAGCACGGCCTTTACTCCCTTTGAGCTGACCACAGGCAGGAGGTTTCCAGTGCCCCAGTCCAAGCTTATTGGAATCAAAGGTGATGATCAGTCATTAACCCACACGCAGTATTTCCATGCTTTACAAGCCCTTGTTGCAGAGTATTCCAAGCAGGTGGGGGAGAGAAACAAGGAAGACACAGCGACTCCACCAAGCACAGAGTGGGTCCTACTGAAGGTGCTCAAGCGAAAATGGACCGAACCCAGGTGGACGGGTCCATATCGAGTGACTGAACGCACCTCGCATGCTGTTCGGCTGAACGGCAAGGGAGACACGTGGTTCCACTGGAGCCAGTGTGGAGCGGCGGACGCCCCTGCACGCACGTTGAGAGAGACACGTACCGAGTTCCGTGAACAACAACTACGGGAGAAGACCACCAATCAACAAGGGGCAGAATAA